The Punica granatum isolate Tunisia-2019 chromosome 4, ASM765513v2, whole genome shotgun sequence sequence AAATTGGAGCAAATCAATCATATAACAGGATCATGTGGTAAGTTTCAGGTCTTTATTTCATTTGGTTCGAAAatactaattatatatatatagacacatACTCGATCTTAATGCTGTATTTTGATTTAATCAGGTACCTTGGCCACTTCGACGCCActtaaaaaaagggggaaatcCAGTAAGGAAGGCAACTCTGTATCCTTTGAGAAGTCAGATCCAATCGTGGCCTTCAGCAAACCTCCACCACTGCCACCTTTTCTGGGGCCACTCGTTGTTCTCTCCTTGCTGGAAACATTTTCGAGTCGTGATGGAAATGAGGATTGACAGGTGATCTGACTCTGCTCCCGTGAACTTGCTGTTCTTCTAGTTGAAGAAAACCTTTAAAATGTAAATAAGAATGCCGATTGTATAGAAGAGTATCTGGGCTGTGAATCTCCAGAAGTTCATGTAGCTTTCGAGGAGCGGATTTATGAAAGGTGCTAGTAGCAATGAGTATGTGTGCCGTGCCCATCGGATGATGACATGAGGACTCCTTAGGAACCCTGCATGAGATAGATTTTCAATGAGGGGGGTGGCGCTCATGCTTTAAGTTGTGTATATCGTTCGGATGTCGTAAGTGCCAATGAAATCTTACGCACATTCAGCAGCTTTTGGGAACTTATCGAACAGTGATGTCACTATCTTTAATAGTATCTGCCATTTTCAGTAAAATTCAGTAGTGAGATCAAATGCTAGACCTCCTATGTCGGTTTTGTCTCAAAAAATCAGGGAACTGTCGAGGAGAGAACAAAACTACCAGTCCTAGGCCTCCTGGTTTGATAGGTGACTCGGTAATTACTTGAGCCTTCCTGCGTGACATTGATTAATTCGTGTATGAGTATGACTATGTATTTTCGTATAAAACTGGATTAATGTATTGGGAATGTCAGCGTCAGCACCTTACTGTGAGTCCTTGTCCTTCACCTTCTCTAGAGAATTCGTAGAAGCTGCAGCCCCTTGTAAAAGGAATCGGTGTCTCTTTCCATTCTGCCAATAAGGTGGGGGACATAATCGAGCCATGAACTGAAAGGTACATGAATAGTGCAAATAAAGCATGCTTCATTTACCTAGATGCCAATTCACCCATGCAGTAGCCCCGTCCTCCTCGATGTTTCTGATCTTAAACCTAACAGTTTTGCCCATGCTTGTAGCTAGTTGTTTAAAGAATTTCATGACCTCCTGCATTCATTGGTTGTAGCTCGGTAACTAACAGATTGTCCtggaaaagagggaaaatAA is a genomic window containing:
- the LOC116205769 gene encoding uncharacterized protein LOC116205769; protein product: MMAASITSFSSLARLRPPNASISTRLAIPPPCTKTRLLKRNIMRIPEGLRFSNTRRLHLLKVTATGGASDPSTTTEPPGPAGMAKRLYVCINGKNMKGMDEIISEDCRIEDFSFYEPFEGKKEVMKFFKQLATSMGKTVRFKIRNIEEDGATAWVNWHLEWKETPIPFTRGCSFYEFSREGEGQGLTVRKAQVITESPIKPGGLGLILLKIVTSLFDKFPKAAEWFLRSPHVIIRWARHTYSLLLAPFINPLLESYMNFWRFTAQILFYTIGILIYILKVFFN